CGGTCTGCCCGTCGAGGGGCGGCGGTTTTTCGTCCAGAAGGGACTGCGACCGGGCAATCTCGTGGTCCTCGACGCGGACGGAGCGAAAGAAGGGAAAATTCGACTATGGTGAGCTGTATCAAGGACAACCTGGAACGCATCGGGGAGGCGATGGAAAACGCGGCGATCCGAAGCGGAAGGGCGGCCGGGGAGGTTCGCCTCGTTGTCGTCGCGAAGACCCGAACCGTGGACGAGATCGCGGAGGTGGTCCTCTGCGGCGTAAAGGAGATAGGCGAGAACAGGGCCCAGGAGCTCGAGGAGAAGAGGCGCCTGTGGAGCGGAGGGGACGTCGTGTGGCGATTCATAGGGCATCTGCAGAGGAACAAGGTCCGCAAGGCGATCGAGTTTGCCTCGACGGTCGACTCGGTGGACTCGACCAGGCTTGCAGGAACCCTCTCCAGGGTGGCGATGGAGAAAGAGCTCGTCCTGCCCGTGCTGGTCGAGGTCAACACCTCCGGCGAGGAGAGCAAGCACGGGGTTGATCCGTCGCGGGCCCGGGAGCTGGTTGAGTTCGTCGTGGAGGACTGCCCCGGCTTGAAGCTCGACGGGCTTATGACCATAGGACCCCTCA
Above is a genomic segment from Synergistaceae bacterium containing:
- a CDS encoding YggS family pyridoxal phosphate-dependent enzyme, which translates into the protein MVSCIKDNLERIGEAMENAAIRSGRAAGEVRLVVVAKTRTVDEIAEVVLCGVKEIGENRAQELEEKRRLWSGGDVVWRFIGHLQRNKVRKAIEFASTVDSVDSTRLAGTLSRVAMEKELVLPVLVEVNTSGEESKHGVDPSRARELVEFVVEDCPGLKLDGLMTIGPLTDDESAVRRAFSSLREIRDEMSRDFELPLAELSMGMSGDFELAIQEGST